In Anticarsia gemmatalis isolate Benzon Research Colony breed Stoneville strain chromosome 4, ilAntGemm2 primary, whole genome shotgun sequence, the DNA window GTTTGGTGCTGTAAAACATTTCATTCCATTTTCCCCAACATAAAACTACCTTCCATATCATTTTCTTCTGATCCTATAGGCTGTTCTCCGTCATCTAACTCCTGCTCTGTCTCACTTCCAAAACTTCTTTCACTAACATGATCAATATCTTGGTCACTACCGATTTCGTCGGTAAAACTGTCTTAGGCTTCTTAGAAAAGACATAACAAtctactttggttattttcgtaagatattttagatttttatcccgaaaataaaacaaaacaatgcaaaaataactagaagaaaacaaaatgtgtttGGTAAAATTCGTAACAAGAAGCGTAAGGTGGGTTGCACGCACCCGCTGACAGCTTCAACCCCGTATACACCATTTTCCGGGCGGCGGTCGGCTGAGGCAGCAGCAGTCGATGCTTCGGCACCTCCCCCCGCGCAGCTACTCAGGCGCACGACGCGTAATAACAattcgttataaaaatatttatcgattTTTGTAGCTCTGGGTGTATCACACCCAACCTTACGCTCGCCGGGTTAAAAGCATTATTCCCATATTTTGCCTAATTTCTGCGAATCGGATATACATGCatgatttaattttctttattattgcTTTCCAGAAATACAGGATTTCGGCAAAATTATCAATGCTTTGTTAGAGGTACTAAAAGAACTTGGCGATAATgtcgaaaagaaaaaaatggcaGCTATAGGTTCTATGAACCTACTCAAATCTATTTCAAAGGAAAAAGAGTCGGAGCAAGCCAAATTGCAGGTAGCTATTGAAACTCTGCCACGAAgtaaacttcatatttttaactttacataCTTAacgataggtacctacttgctTTTTTGCATTCTTTGCTCTTTTGGATGGCGCGGCGGTAGCACCTACTCTCATGACAAGTTGAATGATGCAAAATTGTTGCTGATGACTAGGatgaattgtttaattttgataaaagtatttaaaattattctttactTGTTCATTAATTTTCCAGGCCGAGATCAACGACCAAACAATTATACTCGAACAGCTCGACAATGAATATGATGCTCTGCAGATATTGGAAGCCACACAAATGGAAACCATTGAGTATTTAACACAAATAAGATAGTCTATTCAGATAATTGAGAAAATTGTCTTGAGGACTCATCAACATTCATTTTAACCAATGTaacatttaattgaatttgaaataaaataaaactattttccagtcggtaaaaatgtaattttcacTGAAACACACATGAAATCAACACAGTTCCTATAGTCAAACTGTAAAACACTTTCACTGTATGGGGTTATTTATTCCGAATTGTtgcgtatttttatattaaatcctACTATAGGTCACAATTTGGAAACGTCAACTTAATCACAAAACTTAATatgattatgtt includes these proteins:
- the IFT20 gene encoding intraflagellar transport 20 isoform X2, with product MIIISKISTILFKIKIHAQFKDLLCIEIQDFGKIINALLEVLKELGDNVEKKKMAAIGSMNLLKSISKEKESEQAKLQAEINDQTIILEQLDNEYDALQILEATQMETIEYLTQIR
- the IFT20 gene encoding intraflagellar transport 20 isoform X1; translation: MAEELQKVHLYYDDINKIRVIETHVQKETEDLKDTCKEYETKIQDFGKIINALLEVLKELGDNVEKKKMAAIGSMNLLKSISKEKESEQAKLQAEINDQTIILEQLDNEYDALQILEATQMETIEYLTQIR